The following coding sequences are from one Geothrix sp. window:
- a CDS encoding ATP-dependent Clp protease adaptor ClpS, translating to MARKVKEEGQVLTRKRTQLREPGMWKVLLHNDDYTTQEFVVWLLKTVFRKPEPEATVIMLAVHKAGVGVAGIYTRDVAETRAERGRQLAERDGFPLLLTVEENDA from the coding sequence AGGTGAAGGAGGAGGGCCAGGTCCTCACCCGCAAGCGCACGCAGCTGCGGGAGCCGGGGATGTGGAAGGTCCTGCTCCACAACGACGACTACACCACCCAGGAATTCGTGGTCTGGCTGTTGAAGACGGTCTTCCGGAAACCGGAGCCCGAAGCCACGGTGATCATGCTGGCGGTGCACAAGGCCGGCGTGGGCGTGGCCGGCATCTACACCCGGGACGTGGCAGAGACCCGCGCCGAGCGGGGCCGCCAGCTGGCGGAACGGGACGGCTTTCCTCTGCTGCTGACGGTGGAGGAGAACGATGCCTGA